Proteins from one Cicer arietinum cultivar CDC Frontier isolate Library 1 chromosome 3, Cicar.CDCFrontier_v2.0, whole genome shotgun sequence genomic window:
- the LOC101512916 gene encoding uncharacterized protein, which produces MSASESRREKFAGLTLDDVLANPKRVATTPPSQPPPPPPKSRTLLDIIREDETNKKDRRSWKAFKDKLRLKRAGSAWTSSIHIPTSDIPIQNPNSRSYSQFGRRNSVRFQNQHEADMSAQSMTHQVEDLDPTDNSDASATKSQFTRRSSTRFSNDSPDNSSGGGNLRPQLSRRNSTTVPSEPFQRGRVVTFRDSFDEDEPEEDNSNLDTGRALSAREAVAAQEAAEAAAAAEEDAVGGPPMMMSLMDLLEETDREMGLEGSRYILSDDEDFDEDDEECEDDEEGQVDLEHTCCVCMVKHKGASIAPCGHSFCRMCSRELMVAKGNCPLCNNFILEILEIF; this is translated from the exons ATGTCAGCTTCGGAGAGCCGTCGAGAGAAGTTTGCCGGCTTAACTCTTGATGACGTCTTAGCCAACCCAAAGAGAGTAGCAACTACGCCACCAAGccaaccaccaccaccaccccCAAAGAGTAGAACTCTTTTGGACATCATCAGAGAAGACGAGACCAACAAAAAGGACCGTAG ATCTTGGAAAGCCTTCAAGGACAAGCTTCGACTCAAGCGCGCTGGTTCTGCTTGGACATCGTCAATCCACATTCCAACTTCGGATATCCCTATCCAAAATCCAAACAGCAGAAGTTATTCTCAGTTCGGACGTCGGAACTCGGTCCGGTTCCAGAATCAACACGAAGCAGACATGTCAGCTCAATCCATGACTCACCAAGTAGAAGACCTCGACCCAACGGACAACTCCGATGCTTCGGCAACCAAGTCCCAGTTCACTCGCCGCAGCTCCACCCGTTTCTCCAACGACTCCCCAGACAACTCCTCTGGAGGAGGAAATCTCCGACCACAGCTATCACGACGAAATTCCACCACTGTGCCATCAGAGCCGTTTCAGCGAGGACGCGTGGTGACTTTTCGGGACAGCTTCGACGAGGACGAGCCTGAAGAAGACAACAGCAATCTAGACACGGGGAGGGCACTTTCGGCGAGGGAGGCAGTGGCAGCACAGGAGGCAGCAGAAGCTGCAGCTGCTGCAGAGGAGGATGCTGTAGGAGGGCCTCCAATGATGATGTCACTTATGGACTTGCTGGAGGAAACTGATAGGGAAATGGGATTGGAAGGGTCGAGGTATATATTGAGTGATGATGAAGACTTTGATGAGGATGACGAAGAATGTGAAGACGATGAGGAAGGACAAGTTGATTTGGAACACACTTGCTGTGTTTGCATGGTGAAACACAAGGGTGCTTCTATCGCACCTTGTGGGCACAGTTTCTGCAGGATGTGTTCAAGAGAGCTTATGGTGGCTAAGGGAAATTGTCCACTCTGCAACAATTTCATTTTAGAGATTCTTGAAATTTTCTGA
- the LOC101513243 gene encoding purple acid phosphatase 15-like, translating to MPSRSFFRLFGFNYPMMTSLLPHFILLLFVPFTNCHIPTTLEGPFVPVTVPFDTSLRGVAVDLPDTDPRVRRQVRGFEPEQISLSLSTTFDSVWITWITGEYQIGYNIKPLDPKIVSSVVQFGTSRFELVNEAKGQSLIYNQLYPFEGLQNYTSGIIHHVRLTGLEPSTLYYYQCGDPSLHAMSDIYYFRTMPISDPQSYPGRIAIVGDLGLTYNTTTTISHMTSNEPDLVLLIGDVTYANLYLTNGTGSNCYSCSFPQTPIHETYQPRWDYWGRFMQNLVSRVPIMVVEGNHEIEKQARDKTFVAYSSRFAFPSEESGSSSTFYYSFNAGGVHFIMLGAYINYGKTAEQYKWLERDLANVDKTITPWLIATWHPPWYSTYEAHYREAECMRVEVEELLYSYGVDIVFNGHVHAYERSNRVYNYNLDPCGPVYITVGDGGNREKMAINFTDEPGHCPDPSTTPDPYMGGFCATNFTFGPAASKFCWDRQPDYSAFRESSFGYGILEVKNETWALWTWYRNQDSYKEVGDQIYIVRQPEICPVPQRLYRDCVASF from the exons ATGCCATCACGATCTTTCTTCAGGCTGTTTGGATTCAATTATCCAATGATGACGTCACTGCTTCCACATTTTATTCTCCTTCTCTTTGTGCCTTTCACTAACTGCCATATTCCAACTACACTTGAAGGTCCCTTTGTTCCTGTCACCGTTCCGTTCGACACTTCCTTGCGCGGCGTCGCCGTTGACTTGCCCGATACCGATCCCCGTGTTCGCCGCCAAGTCCGCGGTTTCGAACCTGAGCAGATTTCACTTTCTCTCTCTACCACTTTTGACTCCGTTTGGATCACATGGATTACag GGGAATATCAAATTGGTTACAACATCAAGCCATTAGACCCTAAAATTGTCTCAAGTGTTGTTCAATTTGGAACTTCAAGATTTGAATTAGTGAATGAAGCAAAGGGCCAATCCCTAATCTACAATCAGCTTTATCCTTTTGAAGGCCTTCAGAATTACACTTCTGGAATCATCCATCATGTTCGACTCACAG GATTGGAACCAAGCACACTATACTATTATCAATGTGGAGATCCCTCATTACATGCCATGAGTGATATATACTATTTCAGGACCATGCCAATTTCTGATCCACAGAGTTATCCAGGAAGAATTGCAATAGTAGGAGATCTTGGTCTCACTTATAATACAACTACTACCATCAGTCATATGACTAGTAACGAACCTGATCTTGTCCTATTGATTGGTGATGTAACCTATGCAAATCTGTACCTCACAAATGGAACTGGCTCAAACTGTTATAGTTGCTCATTTCCACAAACTCCTATACATGAAACCTACCAGCCTCGATGGGATTATTGGGGAAG GTTTATGCAGAATCTAGTGTCTAGAGTTCCAATAATGGTAGTAGAAGGAAATCATGAAATTGAAAAACAGGCTAGAGACAAGACATTTGTGGCTTACAGTTCCAGGTTTGCGTTTCCCTCTGAAGAAAGTGGATCGTCATCCACATTCTACTACTCTTTTAATGCTGGAGGCGTTCACTTTATTATGCTTGGGGCTTATATTAATTATGGTAAAACAG CTGAGCAATACAAGTGGCTGGAGAGAGACCTGGCTAATGTTGATAAAACAATAACTCCCTGGCTTATAGCTACCTGGCATCCACCATGGTACAGTACTTATGAAGCTCATTACAGAGAAGCAGAGTGTATGCGGGTTGAGGTGGAAGAGCTGCTGTACTCATATGGTGTGGATATAGTCTTTAATGGACAC GTTCATGCTTATGAGAGGTCAAATCGggtttataattataatttagatcCATGCGGTCCTGTATATATTACTGTTGGGGACGGGGGTAATCGAGAGAAGATGGCAATCAATTTCACCGACGAGCCTGGTCATTGTCCTGATCCATCAACTACTCCTGATCCTTATATGGGTGGCTTTTGTGCAACAAATTTTACATTTGGCCCAGCAGCGAGCAAGTTTTGTTGGGATCGCCAGCCAGATTACAGTGCTTTCAGAGAAAGTAGCTTTGGCTATGGAATTCTAGAG GTAAAAAATGAAACATGGGCTTTGTGGACATGGTATCGCAATCAGGACTCTTACAAGGAAGTTGGAGATCAAATTTACATAGTAAGACAACCTGAAATATGTCCTGTTCCTCAGAGGCTGTATAGAGATTGTGTTGCTTCGTTTTAA
- the LOC101512609 gene encoding protein XRI1-like isoform X3: MDFNTKDKDPWNWHKEEDYCLEKTSNFESNVIQKEQEECSETSSQAKRRRMLHFNAHNGNHSLSDEPTSSAYLKSNECNEDLFPEVSQWLSGVSENASASNYEDLESAEGWIAECFKDAEMQLCPDNSNFSGADDVHIDVNELCNLTPPIEQNVVQPHFSQTPRKIVFRGRKSMIQTPTKLASSVAYPFTFIKPCGVHGDVTLKEINKRIQSPPPSKSKQVKEDPIVYPKSAFSGKPVVGKTKIRTEGGKGSITIMRTRG, from the exons ATGGATTTCAACACCAAAGACAA GGATCCTTGGAATTGGCATAAGGAGGAAGATTATTGTCTCGAAAAGACGTCAAATTTTG AATCAAATGTTATACAAAAGGAGCAGGAGGAATGTTCGGAGACTTCTTCGCAAGCCAAGAGACGGCGGATGCTACATTTCAACGCTCACAATGGGAATCATTCACTTTCGGATGAACCGACGTCTTCAGcatatttgaaatcaaat GAATGCAATGAAGATCTTTTCCCAGAAGTGTCACAATGGCTATCTGGAGTTTCAG AAAATGCGTCTGCTTCCAATTACGAGGACCTTGAGTCAGCCGAAGGGTGGATTGCAGAGTGCTTTAAAGATGCTGAAATGCAATTATGTCCTGATAATTC GAATTTTTCTGGTGCAGATGATGTTCACATTGATGTTAATG AGCTCTGCAACTTAACACCGCCAATTGAACAGAATGTGGTTCAGCCTCACTTCTCTCAAACTCCCAGAAAAATTGTCTTCAGAG GTCGAAAATCTATGATACAAACACCGACAAAGTTAGCTTCTTCTGTGGCCTATCCATTTACCTTCATTAAACCCTGTGGTGTCCATGGAGACGTCACTCTGAAGGAAATAAATAAGCGAATTCAGTCTCCACCTCCTTCAAAATCAAAGCAAGTCAAGGAAGATCCTATAGTCTATCCGAAATCAGCCTTTTCCGGTAAGCCTGTAGTTGGAAAGACAAAAATACGCACCGAAGGCGGAAAAGGTAGCATCACAATTATGAGAACTAGAGGCTAG
- the LOC101512609 gene encoding protein XRI1-like isoform X1 → MDFNTKDKDPWNWHKEEDYCLEKTSNFDISQELWNEVPSNQDLSIVLDDATTPVKSCVDFAYNVNNNGKFSLKESNVIQKEQEECSETSSQAKRRRMLHFNAHNGNHSLSDEPTSSAYLKSNECNEDLFPEVSQWLSGVSENASASNYEDLESAEGWIAECFKDAEMQLCPDNSNFSGADDVHIDVNELCNLTPPIEQNVVQPHFSQTPRKIVFRGRKSMIQTPTKLASSVAYPFTFIKPCGVHGDVTLKEINKRIQSPPPSKSKQVKEDPIVYPKSAFSGKPVVGKTKIRTEGGKGSITIMRTRG, encoded by the exons ATGGATTTCAACACCAAAGACAA GGATCCTTGGAATTGGCATAAGGAGGAAGATTATTGTCTCGAAAAGACGTCAAATTTTG ACATTTCACAAGAGCTGTGGAATGAAGTTCCTTCAAATCAAGATCTTTCTATTGTGCTCGATGATGCTACAACCCCTGTGAAGTCTTGTGTGGATTTTGCATACAATGTCAATAATAATGGCAAGTTCTCTCTCAAAG AATCAAATGTTATACAAAAGGAGCAGGAGGAATGTTCGGAGACTTCTTCGCAAGCCAAGAGACGGCGGATGCTACATTTCAACGCTCACAATGGGAATCATTCACTTTCGGATGAACCGACGTCTTCAGcatatttgaaatcaaat GAATGCAATGAAGATCTTTTCCCAGAAGTGTCACAATGGCTATCTGGAGTTTCAG AAAATGCGTCTGCTTCCAATTACGAGGACCTTGAGTCAGCCGAAGGGTGGATTGCAGAGTGCTTTAAAGATGCTGAAATGCAATTATGTCCTGATAATTC GAATTTTTCTGGTGCAGATGATGTTCACATTGATGTTAATG AGCTCTGCAACTTAACACCGCCAATTGAACAGAATGTGGTTCAGCCTCACTTCTCTCAAACTCCCAGAAAAATTGTCTTCAGAG GTCGAAAATCTATGATACAAACACCGACAAAGTTAGCTTCTTCTGTGGCCTATCCATTTACCTTCATTAAACCCTGTGGTGTCCATGGAGACGTCACTCTGAAGGAAATAAATAAGCGAATTCAGTCTCCACCTCCTTCAAAATCAAAGCAAGTCAAGGAAGATCCTATAGTCTATCCGAAATCAGCCTTTTCCGGTAAGCCTGTAGTTGGAAAGACAAAAATACGCACCGAAGGCGGAAAAGGTAGCATCACAATTATGAGAACTAGAGGCTAG
- the LOC101512609 gene encoding protein XRI1-like isoform X2, whose protein sequence is MDFNTKDKDPWNWHKEEDYCLEKTSNFDISQELWNEVPSNQDLSIVLDDATTPVKSCVDFAYNVNNNESNVIQKEQEECSETSSQAKRRRMLHFNAHNGNHSLSDEPTSSAYLKSNECNEDLFPEVSQWLSGVSENASASNYEDLESAEGWIAECFKDAEMQLCPDNSNFSGADDVHIDVNELCNLTPPIEQNVVQPHFSQTPRKIVFRGRKSMIQTPTKLASSVAYPFTFIKPCGVHGDVTLKEINKRIQSPPPSKSKQVKEDPIVYPKSAFSGKPVVGKTKIRTEGGKGSITIMRTRG, encoded by the exons ATGGATTTCAACACCAAAGACAA GGATCCTTGGAATTGGCATAAGGAGGAAGATTATTGTCTCGAAAAGACGTCAAATTTTG ACATTTCACAAGAGCTGTGGAATGAAGTTCCTTCAAATCAAGATCTTTCTATTGTGCTCGATGATGCTACAACCCCTGTGAAGTCTTGTGTGGATTTTGCATACAATGTCAATAATAATG AATCAAATGTTATACAAAAGGAGCAGGAGGAATGTTCGGAGACTTCTTCGCAAGCCAAGAGACGGCGGATGCTACATTTCAACGCTCACAATGGGAATCATTCACTTTCGGATGAACCGACGTCTTCAGcatatttgaaatcaaat GAATGCAATGAAGATCTTTTCCCAGAAGTGTCACAATGGCTATCTGGAGTTTCAG AAAATGCGTCTGCTTCCAATTACGAGGACCTTGAGTCAGCCGAAGGGTGGATTGCAGAGTGCTTTAAAGATGCTGAAATGCAATTATGTCCTGATAATTC GAATTTTTCTGGTGCAGATGATGTTCACATTGATGTTAATG AGCTCTGCAACTTAACACCGCCAATTGAACAGAATGTGGTTCAGCCTCACTTCTCTCAAACTCCCAGAAAAATTGTCTTCAGAG GTCGAAAATCTATGATACAAACACCGACAAAGTTAGCTTCTTCTGTGGCCTATCCATTTACCTTCATTAAACCCTGTGGTGTCCATGGAGACGTCACTCTGAAGGAAATAAATAAGCGAATTCAGTCTCCACCTCCTTCAAAATCAAAGCAAGTCAAGGAAGATCCTATAGTCTATCCGAAATCAGCCTTTTCCGGTAAGCCTGTAGTTGGAAAGACAAAAATACGCACCGAAGGCGGAAAAGGTAGCATCACAATTATGAGAACTAGAGGCTAG